A window of Paraburkholderia bryophila contains these coding sequences:
- the dld gene encoding D-lactate dehydrogenase, translating to MSAAQTPLVADRDDVAHTLIAELRAIVGKKHTLTDDAATRRFRTGFRFGAGKALAVVRPGTIVEQWKILQACIAANVIVIAQASNTGLTGGSTPDGDDYDRDIVIVSTSRMKKVMVIDGGKQVVCLPGATLDQLEKTLKPLGREPHSVIGSSCIGASVFGGVCNNSGGALVQRGPAYTEMAAFAQVDAAGKLQFVNHLGIELGDMPEDILGRLERGAFSDADVRHDAGAGSDHGYASHVREIDADTPARFNADPQRLHEASGSAGKLMVFAVRLDTFPIEQNAKVFYIGTNRPDELTEIRRHALHDFKAVPISGEYLHRDAFDIAEKYGKDMFLAIHYLGTSRLPALFGLKSRFDALFDRLGFLPSHLTDRVLQAASRLFPSHLPQRMKQYRDRYEHHLMLKVAADNVDETREFLASFFAKATGGFFECTDEEGTKAFLHRFAAAGAAVRYRAVHTREVENIVALDIALRRNDRDWIETLPPEIEAAIAIKLYYGHFLCHVFHQDYIVRKGNDCLEVEHKMWALLDRRGAEYPAEHNVGHLYRAKPQLAAFYQQLDPCNCFNPGIGQTSKFSRYREIAG from the coding sequence ATGTCTGCAGCGCAAACACCGCTAGTCGCCGATCGGGACGACGTGGCCCATACGTTGATCGCGGAGCTGCGCGCCATCGTCGGCAAAAAGCACACCTTGACCGACGACGCCGCAACCCGGCGCTTTCGCACGGGCTTCCGTTTTGGCGCAGGCAAGGCGCTCGCGGTGGTCCGGCCCGGCACGATCGTCGAGCAATGGAAAATCCTGCAGGCGTGCATCGCGGCGAACGTGATCGTGATCGCGCAGGCATCGAACACGGGACTCACCGGCGGCTCGACACCCGACGGCGATGACTATGATCGCGACATCGTGATTGTCAGCACGAGCCGCATGAAAAAGGTGATGGTGATCGACGGCGGCAAGCAGGTGGTCTGCCTGCCAGGCGCCACGCTCGATCAACTGGAAAAGACGCTGAAACCCCTTGGCCGCGAACCGCATTCGGTGATTGGTTCGAGCTGTATCGGGGCGTCGGTGTTTGGTGGTGTCTGCAACAACTCGGGGGGCGCGCTGGTGCAGCGGGGTCCGGCCTATACGGAAATGGCGGCATTCGCGCAGGTGGATGCCGCAGGCAAGCTGCAATTCGTGAACCATCTCGGGATTGAACTCGGCGACATGCCCGAGGATATCCTCGGCCGACTGGAACGCGGCGCATTCTCGGACGCCGACGTCCGGCACGACGCAGGCGCCGGATCCGACCATGGCTATGCGAGCCACGTCCGCGAGATCGATGCCGACACACCCGCGCGTTTCAATGCCGACCCGCAGCGTCTTCATGAAGCGTCAGGCTCGGCCGGCAAGCTGATGGTGTTTGCCGTGCGGCTCGATACCTTCCCGATCGAACAGAACGCGAAGGTTTTCTATATCGGCACGAATCGCCCCGACGAACTCACCGAAATTCGCCGTCACGCGTTGCACGACTTTAAAGCCGTGCCGATCTCGGGCGAATATCTCCATCGGGACGCCTTCGACATTGCCGAGAAATACGGCAAAGATATGTTTCTGGCGATCCACTATCTCGGCACGTCGCGGTTGCCCGCGCTGTTCGGACTCAAAAGCCGCTTCGACGCGCTATTCGATCGGCTCGGCTTTCTGCCTTCGCATCTCACCGACCGTGTGTTGCAGGCCGCGAGCCGGCTGTTCCCGAGTCATCTGCCGCAACGGATGAAACAGTACCGCGACAGATACGAGCATCATCTGATGCTGAAAGTCGCGGCCGACAACGTCGACGAAACGCGCGAGTTTCTCGCGAGCTTTTTCGCCAAGGCGACCGGCGGATTTTTCGAATGTACCGACGAGGAAGGCACGAAAGCATTTCTGCATCGCTTCGCCGCCGCCGGCGCAGCCGTCCGTTATCGTGCCGTGCATACCCGCGAGGTCGAGAACATCGTCGCGCTCGACATCGCGCTACGCCGTAACGATCGCGACTGGATCGAGACGCTGCCGCCCGAGATCGAGGCAGCGATCGCCATCAAGCTGTATTACGGGCACTTCCTGTGCCACGTTTTCCACCAGGATTACATCGTCAGGAAGGGCAACGACTGCCTGGAAGTCGAACATAAGATGTGGGCACTGCTGGACCGGCGTGGCGCCGAATATCCGGCGGAACACAACGTGGGCCACCTGTATCGCGCGAAACCGCAGCTTGCGGCGTTTTATCAGCAGCTCGATCCGTGCAACTGCTTCAACCCCGGGATCGGACAGACGTCGAAATTTTCCAGATACCGGGAGATCGCGGGTTAG
- a CDS encoding LysR family transcriptional regulator, with product MEFRQLRYFLAVAEHLHFTDAATHLGIAQPPLSQQILKLEREIGAPLFIRHPRRVELTEAGRLFRERARRIIEDTQQAFVEVQNAGRGETGRLSLGFAGSTVFHPTVAITMQRYRHAYERVSISCEESNSSLLLDKVAERQLDAALVRMPLNCRDLVVEPLVDEDMLAVLPANHRLSRRRRINLADLADDPFILFPRPIGPDLYDSIIAACQEAGFAPSIGMESPQISSAANLVAAGFGVAVVPASIRQIQVENVSYHALQGNPLSTGIALIHRPREKSPTVLNFVRILRQQRAVARTR from the coding sequence ATGGAATTTCGCCAACTGCGTTACTTCCTCGCCGTCGCCGAGCATCTGCATTTCACCGACGCCGCGACCCATCTGGGGATTGCGCAACCCCCTTTGAGCCAGCAGATCCTGAAGCTCGAACGGGAAATCGGCGCGCCGCTGTTTATCCGGCATCCGCGCCGTGTCGAACTGACTGAAGCGGGGCGGCTCTTTCGCGAACGCGCACGGCGCATCATCGAAGATACGCAGCAGGCCTTCGTCGAAGTGCAGAACGCGGGACGTGGGGAGACGGGGCGGCTTTCGCTCGGCTTCGCGGGGTCGACGGTGTTTCATCCGACCGTTGCAATAACCATGCAGCGTTATCGGCATGCGTACGAACGCGTATCGATCAGTTGCGAGGAGAGCAACAGTTCGCTGCTGCTGGATAAAGTCGCCGAGCGGCAACTCGACGCCGCGCTCGTGCGCATGCCGCTGAACTGCCGGGATCTGGTGGTCGAGCCGCTCGTGGACGAAGACATGCTGGCCGTGTTGCCGGCGAACCACCGTTTGAGCCGGCGGCGGCGCATCAATCTTGCCGACCTGGCGGATGACCCGTTCATTCTCTTTCCGCGACCCATCGGCCCGGATCTCTACGATTCCATCATTGCCGCCTGCCAGGAAGCCGGCTTCGCGCCGTCGATCGGCATGGAGTCGCCGCAGATTTCATCGGCGGCGAATCTGGTGGCGGCGGGCTTCGGCGTTGCCGTGGTTCCCGCGTCGATCCGGCAAATTCAGGTGGAAAACGTGTCGTATCACGCGCTGCAGGGTAATCCGCTTTCGACGGGTATTGCGTTGATTCACCGGCCGCGCGAAAAGTCGCCTACCGTGCTGAATTTCGTCAGGATTTTGCGGCAACAGCGAGCCGTTGCGCGGACGCGGTGA
- the gstA gene encoding glutathione transferase GstA, with the protein MKLYHAPGSCSQAIHIVLQETGLHAEVIKVDARKHRIEGGADYYDVNELGYVPLLQLDDGSYLREGPVIAQYLADQRPASFLTPSHGTMERYRLLEWLNFLTSEIHKGFIPLLYAVAAGKYVDTAKPKLESRFAWLDKQLSDKPFLMGEVFTIADAYLFALTGWGKATWMKSVYNADIDFTPLVHLQAWYERVRNRTAVQRVLRDEGLSGE; encoded by the coding sequence ATGAAGCTCTATCACGCGCCCGGCAGTTGCTCGCAGGCGATTCATATCGTCTTGCAGGAAACGGGACTCCACGCGGAAGTGATCAAGGTCGATGCACGCAAGCATCGGATCGAAGGCGGCGCCGACTATTACGACGTGAACGAGTTGGGCTACGTGCCGCTACTCCAACTGGACGACGGCAGTTATCTGCGTGAAGGGCCGGTGATTGCACAGTATCTGGCCGATCAACGGCCGGCATCCTTTTTGACGCCGAGCCACGGCACCATGGAGCGATACCGGCTTCTGGAGTGGCTCAATTTTTTGACGTCAGAAATCCACAAGGGCTTCATTCCGTTGCTCTACGCCGTTGCGGCGGGCAAGTATGTCGACACCGCGAAACCGAAGCTCGAAAGCCGGTTTGCGTGGCTCGATAAACAACTGTCGGACAAGCCATTTCTGATGGGCGAGGTGTTCACGATCGCCGACGCTTATCTGTTCGCGCTAACCGGTTGGGGCAAGGCCACGTGGATGAAATCGGTGTACAACGCCGACATCGATTTCACCCCACTCGTGCATCTGCAAGCCTGGTACGAGCGCGTGCGGAACCGGACCGCTGTGCAGCGGGTTCTACGCGACGAAGGTTTGTCGGGCGAGTGA
- a CDS encoding winged helix-turn-helix transcriptional regulator — protein sequence MKSSATGCSVEEAMRLLGGRWRLLLVSYLLDGPKRFTDLRRDVPGISQRMLTLDLRALEEAGLVLRTVFAQVPVKVEYQLTEDGERLRPVVEVMRDFGLWLKARSALLV from the coding sequence ATGAAGAGCAGTGCAACCGGATGTTCGGTCGAGGAAGCCATGCGTCTGCTGGGCGGACGTTGGCGTTTGTTGCTGGTTTCCTATCTTCTGGATGGCCCCAAACGCTTCACCGATTTACGCAGGGACGTGCCCGGCATTTCGCAACGCATGCTGACCCTGGACCTGCGCGCGCTTGAAGAAGCCGGTCTCGTACTGCGCACGGTATTTGCTCAAGTACCGGTTAAGGTCGAGTATCAGCTTACCGAAGACGGCGAACGTCTAAGGCCCGTTGTCGAGGTGATGCGTGATTTTGGCCTTTGGCTCAAGGCGCGGTCCGCGCTGCTGGTGTGA
- a CDS encoding NlpC/P60 family protein has translation MNSTTLPRADGPAWMPVAVAEIGVARFPIGETNPRIVEYNNHTNLVGYDDKVSWCSSFINWCLAGVGVDGTRSALARSWLDWGAPLENPVYGCIAVLTRDDPTSWKGHVGFYVRHDAESIYLFGGNQLNEVRELAYPLASVLGYRWPT, from the coding sequence ATGAACTCCACTACCCTGCCTCGCGCTGACGGACCCGCGTGGATGCCTGTTGCGGTTGCCGAAATCGGCGTCGCGCGTTTCCCGATTGGCGAGACAAATCCGCGCATTGTCGAGTACAACAATCACACCAACCTGGTCGGCTACGACGACAAGGTGTCCTGGTGTTCCTCTTTTATCAACTGGTGTCTGGCAGGCGTGGGCGTTGATGGCACGCGCTCGGCGTTAGCACGGTCGTGGCTCGATTGGGGCGCGCCGCTTGAAAATCCCGTCTATGGCTGCATCGCTGTATTGACACGGGACGATCCCACCAGTTGGAAAGGACATGTTGGTTTTTATGTTCGCCACGACGCTGAGTCGATCTATCTGTTCGGTGGAAACCAACTGAACGAGGTTCGCGAGTTGGCTTATCCGCTGGCTTCGGTGCTTGGATACCGATGGCCGACGTAG
- a CDS encoding substrate-binding domain-containing protein — MKQHRRGSNRVLGGVLAAAAVATLVSSGAYAQCVTSLPVGSIGPKTIVGQGPNGEKAASVDAVQLSAADVAKIKAGKFKVGISMQTMNLDWSQLQVQGITDTLKKYGVEVIGTASAEYQVDKQIADIENTIQRHPDGIISIPVDGTATAATYKKVSEAGIKLVFMDNVPTGLKHPEQYASMISADSEGNGQIAAKVLASCVPKGSTIGLVNFGVDYFSTKERTKAVNDWMKKNRPDLKIKQVDFTDPSKVGQIAGDFLTGNPDVKGLFAVWDQPALDTLTSMRAQGVNIPVTTVDLGLQSAIEIAKGGPLKATGSQRPYDQGVAEALAMMKALIGQTPPAWIGVQSLPVVQSNVLESYKTVFKKDPPPQLADACKKAKPACG; from the coding sequence ATGAAGCAACATCGTCGTGGCTCGAACAGGGTATTAGGTGGCGTCCTCGCAGCGGCCGCCGTTGCAACGCTGGTTTCGTCGGGGGCTTACGCGCAATGCGTGACCAGCCTGCCGGTCGGTTCGATCGGTCCGAAGACGATTGTCGGCCAGGGGCCGAATGGCGAAAAAGCAGCTTCAGTGGACGCCGTGCAACTGAGCGCCGCCGACGTCGCCAAGATCAAGGCCGGTAAATTCAAGGTCGGCATTTCGATGCAGACCATGAACCTCGACTGGTCGCAATTGCAGGTGCAAGGCATTACCGACACGCTCAAGAAATACGGCGTGGAAGTGATCGGCACGGCATCCGCCGAATACCAGGTCGACAAGCAGATCGCCGATATCGAGAACACCATTCAGCGCCATCCGGACGGGATCATTTCCATTCCGGTCGACGGCACCGCGACGGCCGCCACCTACAAGAAGGTGTCGGAAGCCGGTATCAAGCTCGTGTTCATGGACAACGTGCCGACGGGGTTGAAGCATCCGGAGCAATACGCGTCGATGATTTCGGCGGACAGCGAAGGCAACGGCCAGATCGCGGCGAAGGTGCTGGCTTCGTGCGTGCCGAAAGGGTCGACTATCGGGCTCGTGAATTTCGGTGTGGATTACTTCAGCACGAAAGAACGCACCAAGGCCGTCAACGACTGGATGAAGAAGAACCGTCCGGACCTCAAGATCAAGCAGGTCGACTTCACCGATCCGTCGAAAGTCGGGCAGATCGCGGGCGACTTTCTGACGGGGAATCCAGACGTGAAGGGCTTGTTCGCCGTTTGGGATCAGCCGGCGCTCGACACGCTGACGTCGATGCGCGCGCAGGGTGTGAATATTCCCGTGACGACGGTCGACCTGGGTCTGCAATCCGCGATCGAGATCGCCAAGGGCGGACCGCTCAAGGCGACGGGTTCGCAACGTCCTTATGACCAGGGCGTCGCCGAAGCATTGGCCATGATGAAAGCGCTGATCGGACAGACGCCGCCTGCGTGGATCGGTGTGCAGTCGTTGCCGGTGGTGCAGTCGAACGTGCTTGAATCTTATAAGACGGTGTTCAAGAAAGATCCGCCGCCGCAGCTTGCGGATGCGTGCAAGAAGGCGAAGCCGGCTTGCGGTTGA
- a CDS encoding ABC transporter permease, which yields MNESVSPLTAERQASLPQKSRARRIAQLLLQGDRPYALYGAFAILLVVFSFASPWFLSIDNFLNIGRQTALVSIIAIGMTFVIIARQIDLSVGSTLALSGMSAALAMAYVGDNWIIGAIAGIGTGAIVGALNGVLTTRLNIPSFLVTLGTLSAARGLALMVTTTHPVIISNDSFIAIFGEGDIFGVPVPIIWTVLAVIAGILLLHYSVFGRQIYAAGGNPTAALYSGINTRRVTTLAFILTGMLAGLAALVLSARSHAARPDVVQGLELDVIASVTLGGCSLFGGRGFVLGTLLGSLIIGTLNNGLVLLGVSSSLQLVIKGAIIVAAVAFTRK from the coding sequence ATGAATGAATCTGTCTCGCCGCTGACGGCCGAACGGCAGGCCTCTCTGCCGCAGAAAAGCCGCGCACGGCGCATCGCGCAACTTCTCTTGCAAGGCGACCGTCCCTACGCGCTGTATGGCGCGTTCGCGATCCTGCTGGTCGTCTTCAGTTTCGCGTCGCCGTGGTTTCTCTCCATCGACAACTTCCTCAATATCGGCCGGCAAACTGCGCTCGTGTCGATCATTGCGATCGGCATGACCTTCGTGATCATTGCGCGGCAGATCGATTTGTCGGTGGGCTCCACGCTCGCGTTGTCGGGCATGTCGGCGGCGCTGGCCATGGCGTATGTGGGCGACAACTGGATCATCGGCGCGATCGCGGGCATCGGCACCGGTGCAATAGTCGGCGCACTCAACGGCGTGTTGACCACGCGGCTAAACATCCCCTCGTTTCTGGTCACGCTCGGCACCTTGAGCGCCGCACGCGGTCTCGCACTGATGGTGACGACGACCCATCCGGTGATCATCAGCAACGACTCGTTCATTGCGATCTTCGGCGAAGGCGATATTTTCGGCGTACCGGTGCCGATCATCTGGACGGTGCTGGCGGTAATCGCCGGCATTCTGCTGCTTCATTACAGCGTGTTCGGGCGGCAGATCTATGCCGCCGGCGGCAACCCGACGGCCGCGCTCTACTCCGGCATCAACACGCGCCGCGTGACCACGCTGGCGTTCATTCTCACCGGCATGCTGGCCGGACTCGCCGCGCTCGTGCTGTCCGCGCGCTCGCATGCGGCGCGGCCCGACGTGGTGCAAGGACTCGAACTCGACGTGATCGCCTCGGTCACGCTCGGCGGTTGCAGCCTGTTCGGCGGGCGCGGCTTCGTGCTCGGCACGCTGCTCGGGAGTCTCATCATCGGGACGCTGAATAACGGGCTGGTGCTGCTTGGCGTCAGTTCGTCGCTGCAACTGGTGATCAAGGGGGCGATCATCGTCGCGGCGGTGGCATTTACCAGGAAGTGA
- a CDS encoding sugar ABC transporter ATP-binding protein, producing the protein MSEPVAVAAASSPQVPLIRVAGVTKRFGGVQALRGVNLDVLPGEVHALLGENGAGKSTLIKILSGVHAYDEGVIEIDGQKVAFDSPARSREAGVAVVYQDLSLVESLSVGANLMLGREPRTRLGFVKNRQLMAEVGEFLRSHGIPLDPKTPVGALPFAYRQMTEICKALMGRVRVLILDEPTSALTGGEEQILFDAIRAVTDRGVGVIYVTHRLNEVFRISQRVTVFRDGANAGMFSTAQTDMKQLVAAIVGPKHAALQAKAAVAGDEVSIATSATASTAPPPAVLKLSNVSNDRLRHVDLVVERGEIHGLAGLIGSGRTEILQTIFGLRSVETGTVEIDGVARSRVSPADAIQLGVALVPEDRHLEGLVLEHSIERNLTLPRLPQFSRWGWLRSQAAEQQAKRSMKELAVKAPGSSTPVKFLSGGNQQKVVFAKWNHPRPKLLLLDEPTVGVDVGAREEIYGVVHDAAQAGTGVLIVSSDLDELLRLCDRISIVADGRIVKTLARAELANAEALHHLIQLSRSSFESHAGTSAGAHAT; encoded by the coding sequence ATGAGTGAACCGGTAGCGGTCGCGGCCGCGTCATCGCCTCAGGTTCCATTGATCCGTGTAGCGGGCGTCACCAAACGATTTGGCGGCGTGCAGGCGCTGCGCGGCGTCAACCTTGATGTGTTGCCCGGCGAGGTCCATGCGTTGCTCGGCGAGAACGGCGCGGGCAAATCCACGCTGATCAAGATCCTCAGCGGCGTGCACGCTTATGACGAAGGCGTCATCGAAATCGATGGGCAGAAGGTGGCGTTCGACTCGCCGGCGCGATCGCGCGAGGCGGGGGTGGCCGTGGTCTATCAGGACCTGAGTCTGGTCGAGTCGTTATCGGTTGGCGCCAATCTGATGCTGGGGCGCGAGCCTCGCACGCGGCTCGGCTTTGTGAAGAACCGCCAGTTGATGGCCGAGGTCGGCGAATTTCTCCGCTCGCATGGCATTCCGCTCGATCCGAAGACACCGGTCGGCGCATTGCCGTTCGCGTACCGGCAAATGACCGAAATCTGCAAGGCGTTGATGGGTCGCGTGCGGGTGCTGATTCTCGATGAGCCCACGTCGGCGCTCACCGGTGGCGAAGAACAGATTCTGTTCGACGCGATTCGCGCGGTGACGGATCGTGGCGTGGGCGTGATCTATGTGACGCATCGGTTGAATGAGGTGTTCCGGATTTCGCAGCGCGTCACCGTCTTTCGCGACGGTGCGAATGCCGGCATGTTCTCGACCGCGCAGACCGATATGAAGCAACTGGTCGCGGCGATTGTCGGTCCGAAGCATGCTGCGTTGCAGGCAAAGGCGGCGGTTGCTGGTGATGAAGTTTCTATTGCTACATCTGCTACGGCGTCTACCGCTCCGCCCCCCGCAGTGCTCAAGCTCTCCAATGTGAGCAACGACCGGCTCCGCCATGTCGACCTCGTCGTTGAACGCGGCGAGATTCATGGGCTCGCGGGATTGATCGGTAGTGGACGTACCGAGATTCTGCAAACCATCTTTGGACTGAGAAGCGTGGAGACCGGGACGGTCGAAATCGACGGTGTTGCACGTTCCCGCGTCTCACCCGCCGACGCGATCCAGCTCGGCGTGGCGCTAGTGCCGGAAGACCGACATCTCGAAGGACTCGTGCTGGAGCATTCGATCGAACGCAACCTGACCTTGCCGCGACTGCCGCAGTTTTCCCGCTGGGGATGGTTGCGCAGTCAAGCAGCCGAGCAGCAGGCGAAACGCTCGATGAAAGAACTCGCCGTTAAAGCGCCGGGCTCGTCGACGCCGGTCAAGTTTCTGTCCGGAGGCAATCAGCAGAAAGTGGTCTTCGCCAAGTGGAATCATCCGCGCCCGAAGTTGCTGCTGCTCGACGAACCGACTGTCGGCGTCGACGTCGGCGCGCGCGAGGAAATCTACGGCGTGGTCCACGACGCCGCGCAGGCCGGCACCGGCGTGCTCATCGTGTCGTCCGATCTCGACGAGTTATTGCGCCTGTGCGACCGGATTTCGATCGTCGCGGACGGCCGCATCGTCAAGACCCTTGCGCGCGCCGAACTCGCCAACGCCGAAGCGTTGCATCACCTGATTCAACTTTCCCGTTCTTCTTTCGAGTCCCACGCAGGGACTTCCGCCGGAGCGCACGCAACATGA